From the genome of Sporolituus thermophilus DSM 23256, one region includes:
- a CDS encoding DUF2225 domain-containing protein, translated as MAASLLYDTEKPCPVCEKTFTVTRVRSRLVVLRQDSDFCTYYKDINPYYYDIWVCPHCGYAAPESWFASLPPAGQEKVRAFLRGREVKVNFAGERTREQAIATFKLAIFYAGLIDAEHSRQGGLCLKLAWLYREAGETASEQAALKKALEHYEQALFRERLPAGNMSEITLMYLVGELARRTGDYDKALSYFGRLISDPRAKMEKRVLELAREAWHEAREAKANGPMRDGS; from the coding sequence ATGGCGGCGTCGCTCTTGTATGATACGGAAAAACCCTGTCCGGTATGTGAAAAAACCTTCACGGTCACCAGAGTGCGCAGCCGGTTGGTGGTGCTGCGGCAGGACAGCGATTTTTGCACTTATTATAAGGATATCAACCCTTATTACTACGACATCTGGGTGTGCCCGCACTGCGGCTATGCCGCGCCGGAAAGCTGGTTTGCCAGCCTGCCACCGGCCGGACAGGAAAAGGTGCGTGCTTTTTTGCGCGGGCGTGAGGTTAAAGTAAATTTTGCCGGGGAGCGGACGCGCGAGCAGGCAATAGCCACCTTCAAGCTGGCGATATTCTATGCCGGCCTGATCGACGCCGAGCATTCTCGCCAAGGCGGGTTGTGCCTTAAACTGGCCTGGCTGTACCGGGAAGCCGGGGAGACGGCAAGTGAGCAGGCCGCGCTCAAGAAAGCATTGGAGCACTACGAGCAGGCTTTGTTCCGGGAACGTCTGCCTGCCGGCAATATGTCGGAAATTACCCTGATGTACCTGGTAGGGGAATTGGCCCGGCGCACCGGAGATTACGACAAGGCGCTTAGTTACTTTGGCCGGCTGATTAGCGACCCGCGGGCCAAGATGGAAAAGCGCGTGCTGGAACTAGCGCGCGAGGCTTGGCATGAGGCTCGGGAGGCCAAAGCCAATGGGCCAATGAGGGACGGTTCTTGA
- a CDS encoding DUF4160 domain-containing protein: MSVIEGDLPGRAQSLVVEWATKNHEALLKMWQTQEFQKLDGLD; encoded by the coding sequence TTGTCGGTTATTGAAGGTGACTTGCCTGGCAGAGCCCAAAGTTTGGTTGTAGAGTGGGCGACGAAAAACCATGAAGCACTGTTAAAGATGTGGCAGACTCAAGAGTTTCAAAAGCTTGATGGCCTTGACTAG
- the cydD gene encoding thiol reductant ABC exporter subunit CydD: MVSRPLLGEAKKQKGLLAAVIGLGLGGGLLAIWQAALLAQVVHAVFLAGRGLADIEGSLAVLLAIMVARAVLLGLGETAAHRLAARIKADLRQRLLHHLLALGPVRTAKKSTGELLTLLTTGIEDLEPYFARYLPQLATAVLVPLAVLLTVAAEDVATGLLLFVTAPLIPLFMILIGRQAEGLSRRQWARLAVLGAHFFDVLQGLTTLKIFGRSKDQIAVIARMSDELRIATMAVLRVALLSALVLELVTTLSTAVVAVTVGLKLLYGQLSFAQAFFILLLAPEFYLPLRMLGGHFHAGMAGSAAAASLFQELEAPLPREQVGGEPLSRQKEVAVTFDNVYYSFDGGARPALCGVSFPLEPGKKTALVGPSGAGKTTVANLLMKLIEPGRGEIRVNGLPLSRIRRADWLSHVAYVPQQPHIFSGTVADNIRLGCPDASGAAVEEAARQAGAHQFISKLPHGYATLVGEGGRPLSGGEAQRLAIARALLKDAPVVILDEPTANLDPYNEAVIQAALEELTRGRTVLVIAHRLTTVRSADRIIVLDRGIISETGTHAELMARGGLYYRLVSAWREEG; the protein is encoded by the coding sequence ATGGTCAGCAGGCCGCTACTGGGCGAGGCGAAAAAACAGAAAGGGCTGTTGGCCGCCGTTATCGGCCTGGGGCTGGGCGGCGGCCTGCTGGCAATCTGGCAGGCCGCTCTGTTGGCCCAGGTCGTTCATGCCGTTTTTTTGGCGGGGCGTGGGCTGGCGGACATAGAAGGTAGTCTGGCCGTCCTGCTCGCCATCATGGTGGCGCGGGCTGTCCTGCTGGGGTTGGGCGAGACGGCCGCCCACCGGCTGGCAGCGCGGATTAAGGCCGATCTGCGCCAGCGCCTGCTCCACCATCTTCTGGCGCTGGGACCTGTCCGAACGGCGAAGAAAAGTACGGGCGAACTGCTTACATTACTCACTACGGGAATAGAAGACCTTGAGCCTTATTTTGCCCGGTACCTGCCCCAACTGGCAACGGCCGTGCTTGTGCCCCTCGCCGTCCTGTTAACCGTTGCTGCGGAAGATGTCGCGACAGGGCTGCTCCTTTTCGTCACCGCTCCCCTTATTCCCCTTTTTATGATCCTCATCGGCCGGCAGGCCGAGGGGCTAAGTAGGCGCCAGTGGGCCAGGCTTGCCGTGCTCGGCGCTCATTTCTTCGACGTCCTCCAAGGCCTGACCACCCTGAAAATTTTCGGCCGCAGCAAGGATCAGATCGCCGTTATCGCCAGGATGAGCGACGAATTGCGCATAGCGACAATGGCGGTACTGCGCGTAGCCCTTTTGTCCGCCCTTGTTCTGGAACTTGTTACCACGCTGAGTACGGCGGTCGTTGCCGTCACTGTCGGCCTTAAGCTGCTCTACGGGCAGTTGTCCTTCGCTCAGGCCTTCTTTATCCTGCTGCTCGCTCCTGAATTCTATTTGCCGCTCCGGATGCTGGGCGGCCATTTTCACGCCGGTATGGCCGGCAGCGCTGCCGCCGCATCCCTTTTTCAGGAGCTGGAGGCGCCGCTTCCCCGGGAGCAGGTCGGCGGTGAGCCTTTATCCCGGCAAAAAGAGGTGGCCGTGACATTTGATAATGTGTACTATTCTTTTGACGGCGGTGCCCGTCCGGCCTTATGCGGCGTAAGCTTCCCCCTGGAGCCGGGGAAAAAGACAGCCCTGGTCGGACCAAGCGGCGCCGGCAAGACGACGGTGGCCAACCTCCTAATGAAGCTTATTGAACCTGGCCGCGGCGAAATCCGGGTGAACGGCTTGCCCCTCAGCCGTATCCGACGGGCAGACTGGTTAAGTCATGTGGCGTATGTACCCCAGCAGCCCCATATCTTTTCCGGTACAGTGGCCGATAACATCCGCCTGGGCTGTCCGGACGCATCCGGCGCAGCGGTGGAGGAGGCGGCCAGGCAGGCCGGAGCGCACCAGTTTATTAGCAAGCTGCCCCATGGTTACGCCACACTGGTAGGAGAAGGCGGCCGCCCTTTGAGCGGCGGAGAGGCGCAGCGGCTGGCCATTGCCCGCGCCCTGCTGAAAGACGCGCCGGTGGTCATTCTCGATGAACCGACGGCCAACCTTGACCCATACAACGAGGCGGTCATCCAAGCGGCGCTGGAGGAACTGACGCGTGGCCGGACGGTGCTGGTTATTGCGCACCGGTTGACAACGGTGCGCAGCGCCGACCGCATCATTGTCCTGGACCGGGGAATAATCAGCGAGACAGGCACTCACGCCGAATTAATGGCCAGGGGTGGGCTGTACTACCGGCTGGTGTCGGCTTGGCGAGAGGAGGGTTAA
- a CDS encoding DUF488 family protein, producing MAEGTLYTIGFSQKSARQFFGLLMDNGVKRLIDIRLNNNSQLAGFTKMPDLEYFLKEIADIEYIYLPEFAPTKTIMDDYKNKKINWREYEKQYLALLVERQPLAKLDAAIFNDSCLLCAEASAQYCHRRLAAEYITRMVTGLSIVHLGQA from the coding sequence ATGGCGGAAGGGACTTTATATACCATAGGGTTTAGCCAGAAGAGTGCGCGCCAGTTTTTCGGGTTATTGATGGATAATGGTGTCAAAAGGCTTATTGATATTCGGTTGAATAATAACTCGCAGTTAGCTGGCTTTACGAAAATGCCTGATCTTGAATATTTTTTAAAGGAAATTGCCGATATTGAATACATTTATTTACCTGAGTTTGCCCCTACCAAAACGATTATGGATGACTACAAAAACAAAAAAATTAATTGGCGTGAATATGAAAAGCAATATTTGGCTTTGCTGGTCGAGCGGCAGCCCTTGGCCAAGCTTGATGCAGCAATTTTTAATGATAGTTGCTTGTTGTGTGCGGAAGCTTCCGCCCAGTATTGTCATCGCCGGCTGGCAGCTGAATATATAACAAGGATGGTTACTGGTTTATCGATTGTGCATCTGGGTCAGGCTTGA
- a CDS encoding cytochrome ubiquinol oxidase subunit I codes for MSELFLARWQFGITATYHFLFVPLTLGLSILVAVMEMVYVRTGNELYKKLAQFWGKLFIINFTMGVVTGIVQEFHFGMNWSEYSRFMGDIFGAPLALEALTAFFLESTFLGLWIFGWDKLPKAVHAACIAIVAFSSNLSAFWILVANSFMQSPVGYTIQNGRAEMTDFFALITNPYVAHQYPHTFLAGLVTAGVFVMAISAWHFLRQTNREFFRASFSMGLVCTLIGVLLLIGSGHMQAQYLAKVQPMKLAAAEALWETADPAPFTLFAAIDESNKANTAELKIPGLLSFLVHNSTGGEVKGLKELQAEYVQKYGPGDYIPPVTPVFWSFRIMVAAGGWLAVLAVVSAYLWRTNRLESSPRVLKAIVWSLPIPYIANSAGWFVAEAGRQPWIVYGLQRVDQAVSPTVTAGEIWITLIGFTAVYGVLAAAAGYLMRKFAVQGMADQAPAAAPNATGGATLWN; via the coding sequence ATGAGTGAACTTTTTTTGGCCCGCTGGCAGTTCGGCATTACTGCGACCTACCATTTTCTGTTCGTGCCGTTAACGCTGGGACTGTCTATTCTCGTTGCTGTCATGGAAATGGTTTATGTGCGTACCGGCAATGAACTGTACAAAAAGCTGGCGCAATTCTGGGGCAAACTGTTTATTATTAATTTCACCATGGGGGTTGTCACCGGTATTGTCCAGGAATTTCACTTTGGCATGAACTGGTCGGAATATTCCCGGTTTATGGGGGATATTTTCGGTGCTCCCCTGGCGCTGGAAGCCCTGACGGCGTTCTTTCTGGAGTCAACTTTTTTAGGGCTATGGATTTTCGGCTGGGATAAGTTGCCGAAAGCCGTACATGCCGCGTGTATCGCCATTGTCGCTTTTTCCAGCAACTTATCAGCCTTCTGGATCCTGGTAGCCAACTCGTTTATGCAGTCGCCCGTAGGCTATACCATCCAAAACGGTCGCGCGGAAATGACCGATTTTTTTGCCCTCATTACCAACCCGTACGTTGCTCACCAGTATCCTCATACTTTTCTGGCCGGGCTGGTCACGGCTGGGGTGTTCGTAATGGCGATCAGCGCCTGGCACTTCTTACGCCAGACCAATCGCGAGTTTTTTCGCGCATCGTTCTCCATGGGGCTGGTATGCACCCTTATCGGCGTCCTGCTGCTTATCGGCAGCGGGCATATGCAGGCCCAGTACCTGGCGAAGGTGCAGCCCATGAAGCTGGCAGCCGCCGAGGCGCTTTGGGAGACGGCGGATCCCGCGCCGTTCACCCTGTTTGCCGCCATTGACGAAAGCAATAAGGCCAATACGGCCGAACTGAAAATTCCCGGCTTGCTGAGCTTCCTGGTCCATAATTCGACCGGCGGTGAGGTAAAAGGCCTGAAGGAGCTGCAGGCTGAGTATGTCCAAAAGTATGGTCCCGGTGATTATATACCTCCCGTTACCCCCGTATTCTGGAGTTTCCGCATCATGGTCGCCGCCGGCGGCTGGCTGGCGGTGCTGGCCGTGGTGAGCGCTTATTTGTGGCGGACCAACCGGCTGGAAAGCAGCCCCAGGGTTCTCAAAGCCATTGTCTGGAGTCTGCCCATTCCCTACATTGCTAATTCCGCCGGCTGGTTTGTCGCCGAGGCCGGTCGTCAGCCATGGATCGTGTACGGTCTCCAGCGGGTTGACCAGGCGGTATCCCCAACCGTTACGGCAGGGGAAATATGGATTACCCTGATAGGGTTTACGGCAGTTTACGGCGTATTGGCCGCCGCTGCAGGTTATCTCATGCGCAAGTTTGCCGTGCAGGGCATGGCGGACCAGGCGCCGGCGGCAGCGCCAAATGCGACAGGGGGGGCGACGTTATGGAACTGA
- a CDS encoding 6-phosphofructokinase encodes MKHIAVLTGGGDCPGLNAVIRAVVRTASGYGLKITGVRDGFKGLIHGHLTPLDLASASGLLHRGGTILGTTNRDNPFHYAVKEGGELRYTDMSGQVMANLKRWAIDGLIVIGGDGSLSIARDFHRLGLPVVGVPKTIDNDLSATDVTFGFDSAVTTAVDALDRLHTTAESHHRVMLLEVMGRYAGWIALHAGIAGGADVIVIPEIPYTTTKIIDAINRRLTSGKRFSIIVVAEGAKPVGGDYTVQRLVPGSHEQIRLGGVSHRIAAEIEEQTGLETRVTILGHLQRGGSPTPRDRLLASRFGVHAVKMLMSGEFGRMAALHGGDIVSVPLDEATGKLKTVPPDCHLLAEARCLGISFGD; translated from the coding sequence ATGAAGCATATTGCCGTTCTCACCGGCGGCGGCGACTGCCCAGGCCTCAACGCCGTCATCCGCGCCGTAGTACGCACGGCTTCCGGCTACGGGCTTAAAATCACCGGCGTGCGCGACGGCTTCAAAGGCCTGATCCACGGCCACTTGACGCCGCTTGACCTGGCCAGCGCCAGCGGCCTATTACACCGCGGCGGCACCATTTTGGGCACCACCAACCGCGACAACCCCTTCCACTATGCGGTAAAGGAAGGCGGCGAGCTGCGCTACACTGACATGTCCGGCCAGGTCATGGCTAACCTAAAACGCTGGGCCATCGACGGCCTGATCGTCATCGGCGGCGACGGCAGCCTGAGCATCGCCCGCGACTTTCACCGCCTGGGCCTGCCGGTCGTCGGCGTGCCCAAAACAATCGACAATGACCTGTCGGCTACCGATGTTACCTTCGGCTTTGACTCGGCCGTCACCACTGCTGTTGACGCGCTGGACAGACTGCACACTACCGCCGAGTCCCACCATCGCGTCATGCTGCTCGAAGTCATGGGCCGCTACGCCGGCTGGATCGCCCTGCATGCCGGCATTGCCGGCGGCGCCGACGTCATCGTTATCCCCGAAATCCCCTACACCACCACTAAAATTATTGACGCCATCAACCGCCGCCTCACGAGCGGCAAACGCTTCAGCATCATCGTCGTCGCCGAAGGCGCTAAACCAGTCGGCGGCGACTACACTGTCCAGCGCCTCGTCCCCGGCAGCCATGAACAAATCCGCCTTGGCGGCGTCAGCCACCGCATCGCCGCCGAAATCGAAGAACAGACTGGCCTCGAAACGCGCGTCACCATCCTGGGCCATCTCCAGCGCGGCGGCTCGCCCACTCCGCGTGACCGTCTGCTGGCCTCCCGTTTCGGCGTCCATGCCGTAAAAATGCTGATGAGCGGCGAGTTTGGCCGCATGGCCGCCCTCCACGGCGGCGATATCGTCTCCGTTCCCCTTGACGAAGCCACCGGCAAGCTCAAAACCGTGCCCCCCGACTGCCATCTGCTCGCCGAAGCCCGCTGCCTCGGCATCTCGTTCGGCGACTAA
- a CDS encoding ATP-binding protein — protein MEETVLAIQNSFPILLITGPRQVGKTTMLKKLSDSKRKYVTLDDPLIRELAITDPALFLQRFEPPVIIDEIQYAPQLLTYIKMYVDQNGRNGDFWLTGSQIFHLMKNVSESLAGRVGILNMLGLSNSEITNRPSSPFKTQPNELIKKSKLAKPQKLGQIFERIFKGGMPALYANKTAGVEIFFSSYVQTYLQRDIRDLTQVGDDQAFFRFLSCVAARTSQIVNYADMAKDVGISPPTAKHWLSILVTSGVVFLLEPYFNNALKRLIKSPKMYFLDTGLCAYLTRWTSPEALEAGAMSGAFFETWVVGEIVKSYLNAGRRPPLYYYRDKDQREIDLIINENDTLYPIEIKKSAGPSKNAVKNFEILHKYGLKVGPGSVICLSNDLLPIDENNWYVPAWLI, from the coding sequence ATGGAAGAAACGGTACTTGCCATACAAAACAGCTTCCCCATCCTATTGATCACAGGACCCAGGCAAGTCGGAAAAACCACTATGTTGAAAAAACTAAGTGACAGCAAAAGAAAATATGTAACCCTCGACGACCCGCTGATCAGGGAACTGGCAATAACGGATCCTGCTTTATTTTTGCAAAGGTTTGAACCGCCGGTAATTATTGACGAAATTCAATATGCCCCCCAACTTCTAACGTATATAAAAATGTACGTTGACCAAAACGGAAGAAATGGTGATTTTTGGCTCACAGGATCGCAAATATTCCATTTAATGAAAAACGTAAGCGAATCCCTTGCCGGACGCGTAGGAATTTTAAATATGCTTGGACTTTCAAACAGCGAAATAACCAACCGACCGTCTTCGCCCTTTAAAACCCAACCAAATGAACTAATAAAAAAATCAAAATTGGCCAAACCCCAAAAGCTTGGCCAAATTTTCGAAAGGATTTTCAAAGGAGGCATGCCGGCCCTTTACGCCAACAAAACCGCCGGCGTCGAAATATTTTTTTCTTCATATGTACAGACCTATCTGCAGCGGGATATAAGAGACTTGACGCAAGTAGGAGATGATCAGGCTTTTTTTAGGTTTTTGTCTTGCGTTGCCGCCAGAACAAGTCAAATCGTAAATTATGCCGACATGGCAAAAGATGTCGGCATCAGTCCGCCCACGGCCAAACACTGGCTATCCATTCTAGTAACCTCGGGCGTAGTTTTTTTATTGGAGCCATATTTCAATAACGCCCTTAAACGACTAATCAAGTCGCCAAAAATGTATTTTCTGGATACCGGGCTATGTGCCTATTTGACCAGGTGGACTTCGCCCGAGGCCCTAGAAGCCGGGGCAATGTCCGGTGCGTTTTTTGAAACCTGGGTTGTCGGCGAAATCGTAAAAAGTTATTTAAATGCCGGAAGAAGACCGCCGTTATACTACTATCGGGATAAAGATCAACGGGAAATTGATCTTATAATCAACGAAAACGATACTCTCTACCCCATAGAAATAAAAAAGAGCGCCGGGCCGAGCAAAAACGCGGTTAAAAACTTTGAAATCCTGCACAAGTATGGGCTCAAAGTCGGCCCCGGAAGCGTCATATGCCTGTCAAACGATCTGCTGCCCATTGATGAAAATAACTGGTATGTGCCGGCTTGGCTAATATGA
- the cydC gene encoding thiol reductant ABC exporter subunit CydC has product MMGTAVRLLKIIMRPAAATMALALVFAVLTVASGTGLLAAAAFLIASAALHPPLSALSLAIVAVRFFGLSRAVFRYAERYFAHDATLRCLSRIRVWFFAALEPLAPARLEGEKSGDLIGRMVADVDVLQHFYIRVVLPPLVAVLVLAGMWLFLAPFNVQFAYILTAAFLAAGLLLPLVIGRISRFRSGQLLETSARLKAALVDMLEGMTELAAFNQIEAYERQTANLTAALAEKQKAAAKLAALAAAAASLIMHGAVWATIVLAVVLAEKGYLAKVYIAMLALAVQGSFEAVMPLPLAAHYLEHSLAAARRLFAVIDKGPPTVDAGTVCARSANCDIVVTDLSFRYSPQAADVLRDISFTVPAGGRIAIVGPSGAGKSTVVSLLLRFWDYDRGSIRLGGRELKTYPPAVLRDMIGVVPQRPYLFNASIEDNIRLAKPDATREEIVAAVRQAAFDGPVDTLPDGLATMVGQNGRALSGGQRQRVAIARVFLKGAPLLLLDEPTAGLDAATEREVLAALDKFMAGRTTILITHRLIGLENMDEILVLYRGRIVERGRQPELLARQGLFYQMWRLQNDRLM; this is encoded by the coding sequence ATGATGGGTACGGCAGTCAGACTGTTAAAAATCATCATGAGACCGGCGGCAGCTACCATGGCGCTGGCCCTTGTCTTTGCCGTCCTGACGGTGGCCAGCGGCACAGGCTTACTGGCTGCCGCCGCTTTTCTCATTGCCAGTGCCGCCCTTCACCCGCCTTTGTCGGCATTGTCACTGGCCATTGTCGCTGTGCGCTTTTTTGGCCTCTCCCGGGCGGTATTTCGTTATGCGGAGCGGTATTTCGCCCATGATGCCACCCTGCGGTGCTTGAGCCGGATCCGGGTGTGGTTTTTTGCGGCACTTGAGCCGTTGGCTCCCGCCCGGCTGGAAGGTGAAAAGAGTGGCGACCTCATAGGCCGGATGGTAGCCGATGTGGATGTGCTGCAGCATTTTTATATCCGCGTCGTATTGCCGCCTTTAGTGGCGGTGTTGGTGTTGGCCGGCATGTGGCTGTTTTTGGCACCCTTTAACGTCCAGTTTGCTTATATCCTTACCGCCGCCTTTTTAGCCGCCGGACTGTTGCTGCCGTTAGTCATCGGCCGGATCAGTCGTTTTCGCTCCGGTCAGCTGCTTGAGACCAGTGCCCGTTTGAAGGCGGCGCTGGTTGACATGCTGGAGGGGATGACGGAACTGGCCGCTTTTAACCAGATTGAGGCTTATGAGCGGCAGACAGCAAACTTAACCGCCGCTCTGGCTGAAAAGCAGAAAGCGGCCGCCAAGCTCGCGGCGCTGGCCGCTGCCGCCGCCAGTCTGATCATGCATGGCGCCGTATGGGCAACCATCGTCTTGGCGGTTGTTTTGGCGGAAAAGGGGTATTTGGCGAAAGTGTACATCGCTATGCTGGCCCTGGCGGTCCAGGGCAGTTTCGAGGCGGTCATGCCGCTGCCGCTGGCTGCCCATTATCTCGAACACAGCCTGGCCGCCGCCCGCCGCCTGTTCGCCGTCATTGACAAAGGGCCGCCGACAGTTGACGCCGGCACGGTTTGCGCCCGCTCGGCAAACTGCGATATTGTTGTGACAGACCTGTCTTTCCGCTACAGTCCCCAGGCCGCTGATGTTTTGCGCGACATCTCCTTTACCGTACCGGCCGGCGGGCGCATCGCCATTGTCGGTCCGAGCGGCGCCGGCAAAAGCACCGTTGTTTCCCTGCTGCTACGCTTTTGGGATTATGACCGAGGGTCCATCCGCCTGGGCGGCCGGGAACTTAAAACCTATCCGCCAGCGGTACTAAGGGATATGATCGGTGTCGTGCCCCAACGCCCCTATCTGTTTAATGCCAGTATTGAGGACAACATCCGGCTGGCGAAACCGGACGCTACCAGGGAGGAAATTGTCGCGGCCGTACGCCAGGCTGCCTTTGACGGACCGGTAGACACTCTCCCCGACGGGTTGGCCACTATGGTGGGACAAAACGGGCGGGCGTTGTCAGGCGGCCAGCGCCAGCGCGTGGCTATTGCCCGCGTTTTCCTGAAGGGCGCCCCGCTTCTCCTTCTGGATGAACCTACTGCCGGCTTGGACGCCGCTACCGAGCGGGAGGTTCTGGCCGCCCTTGACAAGTTCATGGCCGGACGCACCACTATCTTGATTACTCACCGCTTAATCGGTCTGGAGAATATGGACGAAATACTTGTCCTGTACAGGGGGCGGATTGTGGAGCGCGGCCGCCAGCCAGAGCTGCTTGCCCGCCAGGGGCTGTTCTACCAGATGTGGCGGCTGCAGAACGACCGGCTGATGTGA
- a CDS encoding DUF2442 domain-containing protein, translated as MVPRIKWVQPCEEFVLKVAFNNGVVKIYDMKSKLDEPRFSALKDKGIFRAVQVDGGGYGVSWNDEIDLSENELWMNGKELN; from the coding sequence ATGGTACCTCGCATCAAATGGGTTCAGCCTTGTGAAGAGTTTGTTTTGAAGGTTGCATTTAATAATGGTGTAGTAAAAATTTATGATATGAAGTCTAAGCTTGATGAACCAAGGTTTTCTGCTTTAAAGGATAAAGGGATTTTTCGTGCGGTTCAAGTAGATGGCGGTGGCTACGGCGTAAGCTGGAATGATGAAATTGATTTGAGTGAGAATGAGCTTTGGATGAACGGTAAAGAACTGAATTGA
- a CDS encoding DUF6922 domain-containing protein, with protein MAQARLPERMKRLFWDVDFASVNCHLHRDFIVERVLNMGDMEDLAWLWRTFTAAEICQVVRTSRRLTKKTARCWQAFFGLAEEEMACFGRYSTQIDGIY; from the coding sequence GTGGCTCAAGCAAGGCTGCCGGAAAGGATGAAACGGCTGTTTTGGGATGTTGATTTTGCTAGTGTCAACTGCCATTTGCACCGGGATTTTATTGTCGAGCGGGTGCTTAATATGGGCGACATGGAAGATTTGGCCTGGCTGTGGCGCACGTTTACGGCGGCGGAGATTTGCCAGGTGGTACGGACCAGCCGACGGCTGACGAAAAAGACGGCGCGCTGCTGGCAGGCGTTTTTCGGCCTGGCGGAGGAGGAGATGGCGTGTTTTGGCAGGTACTCGACGCAGATCGACGGGATTTATTAA
- the cydB gene encoding cytochrome d ubiquinol oxidase subunit II, producing MELSVLWFILVAVLFAGFFLLEGFDYGVGILLPFLGKNDLKRRLVINTIAPVWDGNEVWMITAGGALFAAFPHVYATLFSGFYMALFLMLLALIVRGVAFEFRSRDDGRMWRRVWDFGITCGSAVPALLWGVAVANLIKGVPINAKMLYAGTFFDLLSPYTLVAGVAFLLVFTFHGALFLTLKLEGEFMLRARQAALVLGVPTAASCLALAGLTYTNTDLFNSTLAGTAFGGAVGAFALAYLFVRNQKCGWAFGMSSLTILLITAAFFAGLFPRLIVSSLNPAWSLTIYNAASTPYTLKIMTIAALTLVPVVLAYQAWTYWVFRKRVSPQDLEY from the coding sequence ATGGAACTGAGCGTCCTGTGGTTTATTTTGGTTGCCGTATTGTTTGCCGGCTTTTTCCTGCTCGAAGGGTTTGACTATGGGGTGGGTATTCTGCTTCCATTTCTTGGCAAAAACGACCTGAAGCGCCGGTTGGTTATCAATACCATTGCACCCGTGTGGGACGGCAATGAGGTGTGGATGATCACCGCCGGCGGGGCGCTGTTTGCTGCCTTTCCCCACGTTTATGCCACCCTGTTCAGCGGTTTTTACATGGCCCTCTTCCTCATGCTGCTGGCGTTAATCGTACGGGGGGTGGCGTTTGAATTCCGCAGTAGGGATGACGGCCGCATGTGGCGCCGCGTGTGGGACTTTGGCATCACTTGCGGCAGTGCCGTGCCCGCTTTGCTTTGGGGTGTGGCCGTCGCCAACCTGATCAAAGGCGTTCCCATTAACGCCAAAATGCTCTACGCAGGTACATTTTTTGACCTCCTCAGCCCTTATACACTGGTTGCCGGTGTAGCGTTTTTGCTGGTGTTTACCTTCCACGGCGCTCTCTTCCTTACGTTGAAGCTGGAGGGCGAGTTTATGCTGCGGGCGCGTCAGGCGGCTCTCGTCTTAGGCGTGCCTACCGCCGCTTCTTGCCTTGCTTTGGCAGGGCTGACTTATACCAATACCGACCTGTTTAACAGCACCCTTGCCGGTACAGCCTTCGGCGGGGCTGTCGGCGCATTCGCCCTGGCATATCTGTTTGTCCGAAACCAAAAATGCGGTTGGGCGTTTGGAATGAGCAGCCTGACCATCCTGCTGATAACGGCGGCCTTTTTTGCCGGCCTGTTTCCCCGGCTCATCGTCTCAAGTCTCAATCCTGCCTGGAGTCTGACTATTTACAACGCCGCGTCCACTCCGTATACGCTGAAAATTATGACCATCGCCGCCCTGACGCTCGTCCCCGTTGTCCTGGCGTACCAGGCCTGGACGTACTGGGTATTCCGCAAGCGGGTGTCGCCACAGGACCTTGAATATTAA
- a CDS encoding nucleotidyl transferase AbiEii/AbiGii toxin family protein, with product MFWQVLDADRRDLLKRLAAALPLPGSYLAGGTALALLLGHRMSEDFAWFCPSDFDPGALSDCLRA from the coding sequence GTGTTTTGGCAGGTACTCGACGCAGATCGACGGGATTTATTAAAGCGCCTAGCCGCGGCGTTGCCACTACCAGGCAGTTATCTTGCGGGGGGCACGGCGCTGGCGCTGCTGCTCGGTCACCGGATGTCGGAGGATTTTGCCTGGTTTTGCCCGTCTGACTTTGACCCGGGGGCGCTGAGCGACTGCTTAAGAGCCTGA